The sequence below is a genomic window from Rhizobium sp. NXC14.
CATCGCCGGCTGGGCGCCGCTCGTTCCCGAAAGCGAGAAGGCCAACTTCGCCAAGCTCGTCTCTCGCGCCGCCGAATTCCGCACCTTCCGCACGGAAACGGCCCGCCTCGGCACCGAAGTCGGGCCCGAGGCCGCCAGCCAGCAGGGCAACAACGAGGCCAATCGCGCCAATCGCAAGGCCTTCCAGGCTGAAATCGACGCGGTCGTCGCTACCGACAAGGCAGCTCTCGACGCCGTCAACGCCGATATCGAAAGTTTCCGCTCCTGGGTCCTGATGCTCGTGCTCAGCATTACCGGCATCGGCATCGCGGTCGGCATCGGCATGGGCTTTTATATCGGCACCAGCCATCTGAGCCGCCCGATCAAGCGTGTCACCCACGCGATCAAGGAGGTCGCCAACGGCAATTTCGACGCCGAGGTTCCCTTTGCCGGCCGCAAGGACGAAATCGGCGAGATGGCCGCCGCTGTCGCGGTCTTCAAGGAGAACGGCCTTGCCGTCAAGCGCCTGAACGCTCAGGAGGCGGCGATGCGCGCCAAGAGCGACGATCTGCAGTCGAGCATGTCGGTCGTCGTGGCCGCGGCTGCGGCCGGCGATTTCAGCCATCGCATCGACAAGGACTATCAGGACGAGAACCTCAACCGGTTCGCCGGCAATATCAACATGCTGCTGTCGAGCGTCGATGCCGGGATCGGCGAGACCCGCCGCGTCATCGCAAGCCTTGCCGAAGGCGATCTGACCCAGACGATGAACGGCAATTTCCAGGGCGCCTTCGCCGAGCTGCAGCAGAACGTCAACAACAGCTTCGTAACGCTGCAGGCGACGATGCGCGAAGTGCGCGAGACGACCGAAGCGATGAACGGCAACACATCCGAGCTGCGCAATGCCAGCGACGACCTGTCGAAGCGCACTGAGCAGCAGGCGGCGGCCCTCGAACAGACCTCCGCGGCGCTCGACGAGATCACAGCCGTCGTCCAGAACTCCACCGAGCGGGCGCATGAAGCGACCGTCATGGTCTCAGAAGCCAAAGAAAATGCCGGCCGCTCCGGCGTCGTCGTCCGCAACGCCGTCGAGGCCATGGGCCGCATCGAGCAGGCCTCGCGCGAAATCAGCCAGATTATCAACGTTATCGATGAGATCGCCTTCCAGACCAACCTCCTGGCGCTGAACGCCGGGGTCGAGGCGGCCCGCGCCGGCGAGGCCGGCAAGGGCTTCGCGGTGGTCGCGCAGGAAGTGCGTGAACTCGCCCAGCGTTCGGCGACCGCCGCCAAGGACATCAAGGCACTGATCACCAAATCGGGCGATGAGGTGCAGGTCGGCGTCAAACTCGTCCAGGCGACCGGCGAGGCGCTGTCCGAGATCGGCACCCGCATCATAGCGATCAACGACCATATCCATTCGATCGCGACAGCCGCGGTCGAACAGTCGACCGGCCTCAAGGAGGTCAACACCGCCGTCAACCAGATGGATCAGGTGACCCAGCAGAATGCTGCAATGGTGGAAGAAACCTCTGCCGCCACGCACCGGCTTTCAGCCGAAGCCAACGGGCTGGTGCACCTCATTGCCCGCTTCAAGCTTTCGGATGCGGTGGAGCCCGTGGCGCTTGTGCGCAACGAGCCGCACAGGCAGCCGGTCGCCTCACCCGCCCGCCGCGCGATCGCCAAAGTCGCCCGCGCCTTCGGCGGCAGTGCGGCTGCAGCCGAGCAGAGCTGGGAAGAGTTCTGAGACTCTTCCAACGCCCAGTAGCTGCCCCTCATCCTAACCCTCGCCCCGTAAATCGGGGCGAGGGGACGTGCCAGGCGCGACGTTGAGATGGAGGAGGCCGGTGCGGCATGTCCCTTCGCCCCGTTTACGGGGAAAAGGTGCCGGCAGGCGGATGAGGGGCCGCCCCGTCACGCCAACCAGAGAGCAATTGCGCCAACCTAACGAATCACGACGCCGCCTCCGGCAGCATTTCTTTGTGGCGACGTGACGCTGCTCGCAAAGATTTGAAAGCGGAACCTATTGGTCTAATATAAAGCTCCAACGGTAAGGGTGGCCAAAGCGCTGCCGATCGGGCGAGACAAGAATGCCGGTGCGAAACCAGGGCGACAATCCTTCGGCAGAACCCCCAGCAGCCACCGAGGCTGCCAAGGGGCGGTGCCCGTCCGGCTTCTTCGGCGGGCTTTCGGGCAAGCTGCTCTGGCTCACCGTCGTCTTCATCATGCTCGCCGAGATCCTGATTTTCTTTCCCTCTGTCGCCAGCATGCGGATGCGCTGGCTGCAGGACAGGCTGAACACGGCCGCCGCCGCCGCCATCGTCATCGACGGGCTGCAGCCGATCGAGCTGCCGCGCGCTCTGCAGAAGGAAACGCTGGAGGCGACCGGCACCAAGGCGATCGTACTGCGCAAGGAAGGCACTTCGCGGCTGCTGGCAACGACTGACATGCCGACCTCCGTCGACGAATCCTACGACCTCACCGACGTGCCGCCGCTGACGGCGATCCGCGACGCGCTCGATACCCTGGTTTTCGGCGGCAGCAGGATGATCCGCGTCTATGGCCCGGTTGGTGAAAACAAGATCGGCGTCGAGGTTGTCATGAAGGATCGGCCGCTGCGCACGGCGATGTTCGCCTATTCCCGCAACGTGCTGCTGCTGTCGGTGCTGATCTCGCTTTTCACCGCGACGCTGATCTTCTTTGCGATCAACCGCATTCTGATCGGCCCGATTCGCCGGCTGACCGGCAGCATGCAGCAATTCTCCTCCGATCCCGAGAATCCGGCCCATATCTATATCGGCGACGGCGGCCGGGACGAGCTGGCGGTGGCCGGCCGCAATCTCACTTCGATGCAGATGGAGCTGCAGAAGACGCTGAAGCAGCAGAAGAACCTTGCCGCTCTTGGCCTCGCCGTTTCAAAGATCAATCACGATATGCGCAATATCCTGGCTTCCGCGCAGCTGATGTCGGACCGGCTCGTCGATGTCGATGATCCGATGGTCAAGAGCTTCGCGCCGAAGCTGCTGCGCACCATCGACCGTGCGGTCGGTTATACGACGGAGGTGCTGTCCTACGGCAAGGCGAGCGAATCGGCGCCGCGCCGCCGCCATGTTCGGCTGCTGGGACTGACACAGGACGTCAAGGATATGCTGGCGATCGATCCGCAAAGCGGCATCGAGTTTGTCGAACAGTTCGCTGCCGATCTCGAGGTCGATGCCGACGGCGAGCAACTGTTCCGGGTCATTCACAATCTCTGCCGCAACGCCCTGCAGGCGCT
It includes:
- a CDS encoding methyl-accepting chemotaxis protein; protein product: MKIRGKINLLVCVMGAVALLIGATALSAMREYSRNLTAYEQAAARAYAGERLNRFVTAVVMESRGIYAAKTIQDTPNFAKGITAALDEIDKVIAGWAPLVPESEKANFAKLVSRAAEFRTFRTETARLGTEVGPEAASQQGNNEANRANRKAFQAEIDAVVATDKAALDAVNADIESFRSWVLMLVLSITGIGIAVGIGMGFYIGTSHLSRPIKRVTHAIKEVANGNFDAEVPFAGRKDEIGEMAAAVAVFKENGLAVKRLNAQEAAMRAKSDDLQSSMSVVVAAAAAGDFSHRIDKDYQDENLNRFAGNINMLLSSVDAGIGETRRVIASLAEGDLTQTMNGNFQGAFAELQQNVNNSFVTLQATMREVRETTEAMNGNTSELRNASDDLSKRTEQQAAALEQTSAALDEITAVVQNSTERAHEATVMVSEAKENAGRSGVVVRNAVEAMGRIEQASREISQIINVIDEIAFQTNLLALNAGVEAARAGEAGKGFAVVAQEVRELAQRSATAAKDIKALITKSGDEVQVGVKLVQATGEALSEIGTRIIAINDHIHSIATAAVEQSTGLKEVNTAVNQMDQVTQQNAAMVEETSAATHRLSAEANGLVHLIARFKLSDAVEPVALVRNEPHRQPVASPARRAIAKVARAFGGSAAAAEQSWEEF
- a CDS encoding HAMP domain-containing sensor histidine kinase, encoding MPVRNQGDNPSAEPPAATEAAKGRCPSGFFGGLSGKLLWLTVVFIMLAEILIFFPSVASMRMRWLQDRLNTAAAAAIVIDGLQPIELPRALQKETLEATGTKAIVLRKEGTSRLLATTDMPTSVDESYDLTDVPPLTAIRDALDTLVFGGSRMIRVYGPVGENKIGVEVVMKDRPLRTAMFAYSRNVLLLSVLISLFTATLIFFAINRILIGPIRRLTGSMQQFSSDPENPAHIYIGDGGRDELAVAGRNLTSMQMELQKTLKQQKNLAALGLAVSKINHDMRNILASAQLMSDRLVDVDDPMVKSFAPKLLRTIDRAVGYTTEVLSYGKASESAPRRRHVRLLGLTQDVKDMLAIDPQSGIEFVEQFAADLEVDADGEQLFRVIHNLCRNALQALTSPGEGGPGTVRRITVSAQRVGSVVSITVDDTGPGMPLKARQNLFAAFRGSARSGGTGLGLTIARELVLAHGGTIALVEKPTVGTQFRIEIPDRPVSLDDYRNRTQGEK